GTCCGCCCCAGCGTCGATGCGTACGCCCGCCGGTACGTCTCGGCCCCCGATGATGCATCTTGATCTCTGACTTTACGAACGACTTCCTGCTGCCGTGGAATCCTCGTCCCAGAACTCGCTTTACGTCCGCCTCCTCCGAGGAGGAGCCGCAACGTTCCTCCTTCTGGGCATCGGGCTGGTCGTGTGGCTCGTTGATCAATGGATGAAGCATCCGGAGATGCAGGCCAGCCAGTTCGGAAACAACGCTCCCTACTGGCCCGCCGTTATCGTTTTCATTGTGGTCAGCGTAGCCGCCGGTGCCACGCTGCTCTGGCGGGCGGCTTCACGACTCGAGAACGGCGAAAACCTGTTCGAAGAGCGGCACCGCAAGTCACTGAAGGACTTTGAGGACGACGAGGGCGTCGCGGACCGCGAATCCAGTTCGTAGCGCGATTCCTTCATTTTGTCTAGCTCGTGGAGCGCGCTCATCTACGGACGCACCGGCGAAAGAGTGACTCCAGAAAGGTTCTAGCGTGCTCGTACAATCCCGGGGCATTGCTTTCCCGCGGGCCGGCCACATTCAGAACCTGGATCGACTCATTCTTAAGCCATGAGGCCGCGCGTTCGACATCACCCGACGCCGCGGGAAGCGTGACAGTCAACGTCGGGCGGTTGTATTGGTCTGCCTGCTCCACCGTGTATTGCGTTCCTTGATCCTGCTCACCGAGTACGAGAATGAGCGTCCCGTCACTGTCACGCACATTCCACTCGGTGCGCTGCTCGACCGCCTCCTCCGGCGTTTCGCGCAGGGGATAGCGCGGCGGTATGTCGCCATCCTCCGCCCGGCGTCCCTTCGGACACCAGCCGCCGGACGGGATGCCGACCGACATCACCGCGTCAAGGGCAGCCCGGTCAGCACCGGTCTGGCCCCCACTGATGACTTTCTCAAGATGGGTCATTTCCTTCGAGATGTTGTCGCGGTAGTGAAAGCCGTTTGACAGAGCGTTTCAGTGACAATCCGAGCGGCTCGTTCGACACGCCCCGCCCCTTCTTCTCGGTAATCGGGAATCTGCCACCTCTGAGCTACGTTCCCCGATGTGCGTCGCGAGATGCAGCGCACCACAGCCGAACCCTTCTACCCATTCGATTTACATTTCGCTTTATGCGACTCTTTGTTGCCCTGGATCTTCCCGATGTTCTCCGCAAGGCCTGTTCAGAACAGGCAGACGCCCTTCGCTCGCCATTCGAAGAGCGCGAGATCGATGTTCGTTGGACCGATCCGGCAACCTATCACCTGACCCTGCGCTTCATCGGGGACTGCGACCAGGAACAAGCACGTGGCTATCGGGAGGCGCTCAATTCGGTTGAC
This DNA window, taken from Longibacter salinarum, encodes the following:
- a CDS encoding putative molybdenum carrier protein, whose translation is MTHLEKVISGGQTGADRAALDAVMSVGIPSGGWCPKGRRAEDGDIPPRYPLRETPEEAVEQRTEWNVRDSDGTLILVLGEQDQGTQYTVEQADQYNRPTLTVTLPAASGDVERAASWLKNESIQVLNVAGPRESNAPGLYEHARTFLESLFRRCVRR